A stretch of the Marivirga tractuosa DSM 4126 genome encodes the following:
- a CDS encoding Fur family transcriptional regulator: protein MIVKDQEMKIRELEKNLQEKNIRPTAMRLLVLEALLDQEIAISLTDLEKEVEKSDRVTLFRTLKTFQENGLVHSIDDGTGAPKYALCEDGCKCELERDLHVHFHCKECNETICLPKYKIPEISLPQKFISEEANLVVKGICGKCAS from the coding sequence ATGATTGTTAAAGATCAAGAAATGAAAATAAGGGAACTGGAAAAGAATTTACAGGAAAAGAATATTAGACCAACGGCTATGCGTCTGTTGGTCTTAGAAGCCTTGCTAGATCAAGAAATTGCCATTAGTTTGACTGATTTGGAAAAGGAGGTGGAAAAATCTGATAGAGTGACCTTATTTCGCACGCTTAAAACATTTCAGGAAAATGGGCTAGTCCATAGCATTGATGACGGTACAGGTGCACCCAAATATGCATTATGTGAAGATGGTTGCAAATGTGAATTAGAGCGAGACTTACATGTCCATTTTCATTGCAAGGAATGTAATGAGACCATTTGCCTACCTAAATATAAAATCCCAGAGATTAGTTTACCACAAAAATTCATATCAGAAGAGGCGAATTTGGTAGTAAAGGGTATTTGCGGGAAATGCGCTAGTTGA
- a CDS encoding cation diffusion facilitator family transporter, whose translation MGNNNEHSHDHSEGNVKVAFFLNLAFTIIEIIGGLYTNSLAILSDALHDLGDSLSLGLSWYFQKLSKKGRTMTFSFGYKRFSLLGAIINSIVLVAGSIFILTKAIPGLFNPEETNVEGMLYLSILGIIVNGAAVFKLRKGESLNEKVVSLHLLEDVLGWVAVFIGSIIMMYFDAPFIDPLLSVLISLFVLYNVYKNLKKSLLVVMQGIPSDVSIDKIRKKLEVIDEIKDVHDCHVWSLDGNYHIMSIHIRLKEDFRLSELSEIKKKARNELKDESVNHITIETESMEENCELDDC comes from the coding sequence ATGGGAAATAATAACGAACATTCACACGATCATTCTGAAGGCAATGTAAAAGTAGCCTTCTTCCTCAACCTCGCATTTACGATAATTGAAATTATTGGTGGGCTGTACACCAATAGTTTGGCTATTTTATCTGATGCCTTACATGATTTGGGAGATAGCTTGAGCTTGGGCCTATCCTGGTATTTTCAAAAATTGTCCAAAAAAGGCAGAACAATGACCTTTTCGTTTGGATATAAACGATTTTCCCTATTAGGTGCTATAATAAATTCCATAGTATTAGTGGCAGGCTCTATATTTATCTTAACTAAGGCAATTCCCGGTCTTTTCAATCCTGAAGAAACCAATGTGGAAGGAATGCTGTACCTTTCTATACTGGGCATTATCGTGAATGGAGCAGCTGTCTTTAAACTGAGAAAGGGTGAATCTCTGAATGAAAAAGTAGTCTCATTGCACCTACTGGAGGATGTATTAGGATGGGTTGCCGTGTTTATAGGAAGTATTATCATGATGTATTTTGATGCTCCATTTATTGACCCATTACTTTCTGTATTAATATCCTTATTCGTGCTATACAATGTCTATAAGAATCTAAAAAAGAGTTTGCTCGTTGTAATGCAAGGAATTCCTTCTGATGTATCAATTGATAAAATACGGAAGAAATTGGAAGTGATTGATGAGATTAAAGATGTGCACGATTGCCATGTGTGGTCTTTGGACGGAAATTATCATATTATGAGTATTCACATAAGATTGAAAGAAGATTTTAGATTATCGGAGCTTTCAGAGATCAAGAAAAAAGCTCGTAATGAATTAAAGGATGAATCTGTTAATCATATTACGATTGAAACTGAAAGCATGGAGGAAAATTGTGAGTTAGATGATTGTTAA
- a CDS encoding cation transporter has product MNKSTFKIHKMDCASEEQMIRMKLESLEEVKQLEFDIPHRQLQVYHSAEIDGIQNALAELQLNEKLVNTQEADLPEIIDHTQQRKVLWWVLGINLVFFVIEMTTGWISSSMGLVADSLDMLADSIVYGLSLLAVGAAVARKKKVAKISGYFQMGLALLGFLEVLRRFFTESGTPLFHWMIIISILALAGNLVTLWLINKAKSNEAHMQASSIFTSNDIIVNGGVILAGVLVYLLESKWPDLVIGGIVFTFVIRGAIRILNLSK; this is encoded by the coding sequence ATGAATAAGAGCACTTTTAAAATACATAAAATGGATTGCGCCTCTGAGGAACAGATGATTCGAATGAAGCTAGAAAGTTTAGAAGAGGTTAAGCAGCTTGAATTTGATATTCCCCATCGACAATTGCAGGTATATCATAGTGCTGAAATTGATGGCATTCAAAACGCCCTAGCCGAACTTCAACTGAATGAAAAATTAGTAAACACCCAAGAAGCAGACTTGCCAGAAATTATTGATCATACGCAGCAGAGAAAAGTACTTTGGTGGGTGTTAGGAATAAATTTAGTCTTTTTTGTAATTGAGATGACTACAGGCTGGATTTCAAGCTCTATGGGCTTAGTTGCTGATTCCTTGGACATGCTAGCAGACTCTATTGTTTATGGGCTTAGTTTATTGGCAGTTGGTGCTGCTGTTGCTAGGAAAAAGAAAGTGGCAAAAATAAGTGGCTATTTTCAAATGGGCTTGGCTCTTTTAGGTTTTTTGGAGGTATTGAGAAGATTTTTTACTGAAAGTGGAACACCTTTGTTTCACTGGATGATTATAATTTCAATCCTAGCCCTAGCAGGAAATTTAGTGACACTTTGGCTAATCAATAAAGCAAAAAGTAATGAGGCTCACATGCAAGCGAGTAGCATTTTTACCTCTAATGATATAATTGTGAATGGCGGTGTGATTTTGGCGGGTGTACTGGTGTATTTATTAGAGAGTAAATGGCCAGATTTAGTAATTGGTGGAATAGTTTTCACCTTTGTGATTCGAGGCGCAATAAGAATCTTAAATCTTTCAAAATAA
- a CDS encoding efflux RND transporter periplasmic adaptor subunit, whose product MKNQIIYILVFFFFGTAITACGSKSTGIENKTKDKSAEEAGQKEAGMSVLHLSNLKFESLEIKVDSMPSRNLSGIVEANGHLEVPPQHEATVTGILGANVTSIKVIEGDKVKKGEVLAFLSHPNLSNLQSNYIQAYSQFQYLEKEMQRQKRLYEEEVGSGKDYQQTLANYQAVKGEIKGYEAQLKQLSLNIESIKEGEIYQYVPLVSPINGYIEKVKVQIGQYVEPQTEMFMIVNTEHVHADLMVFEKDVHKVEVGQQMKFSVASVPGANLTAKIYSVGKKFEQNPKAVHVHAEIEQKENFLIPGMYINARIETSNKQAIALPEEAIIEEDGKPYIFLAEKLQKDGETEWTFQAVEIRTGLKADGWVEIKLLEPLPAGALVAWSDAYYLISEMNKSKASHGH is encoded by the coding sequence ATGAAAAATCAAATTATATATATTCTGGTATTCTTCTTTTTCGGAACAGCAATTACAGCTTGTGGCAGTAAATCAACTGGAATAGAAAATAAAACAAAGGATAAATCAGCAGAAGAGGCTGGACAAAAAGAAGCGGGAATGTCTGTTTTACATCTTTCCAATCTTAAGTTTGAAAGCCTTGAGATAAAGGTGGATTCCATGCCTAGCCGCAACCTATCTGGAATTGTAGAGGCAAATGGACATTTAGAAGTTCCTCCACAGCATGAAGCTACCGTTACTGGCATATTAGGAGCCAATGTAACAAGTATAAAAGTGATTGAAGGAGATAAGGTTAAAAAAGGTGAAGTATTGGCTTTCTTGTCACACCCTAATCTCAGCAATCTTCAAAGTAACTATATACAAGCTTATAGTCAATTCCAGTATCTTGAGAAAGAGATGCAAAGACAAAAGCGCCTTTATGAGGAGGAAGTAGGCTCAGGAAAGGATTATCAGCAGACCTTGGCTAATTATCAAGCTGTGAAAGGAGAAATAAAGGGCTATGAAGCTCAATTAAAGCAATTGAGTTTAAATATAGAAAGCATAAAGGAGGGTGAGATTTATCAATATGTACCTCTTGTCAGTCCAATAAATGGGTACATAGAAAAAGTCAAAGTTCAGATCGGCCAATATGTTGAGCCTCAAACTGAAATGTTCATGATTGTGAATACAGAACATGTTCATGCGGATTTGATGGTGTTTGAAAAGGATGTTCATAAAGTGGAGGTAGGCCAACAAATGAAATTCTCGGTTGCTTCAGTGCCAGGTGCAAATTTGACTGCTAAAATTTATTCTGTGGGTAAGAAATTTGAGCAGAACCCAAAAGCGGTACATGTTCATGCAGAAATTGAGCAGAAGGAAAATTTTTTAATCCCCGGTATGTATATTAATGCTAGAATTGAAACTAGTAATAAGCAAGCCATAGCATTACCAGAGGAAGCCATTATTGAAGAAGATGGAAAGCCTTATATTTTCCTTGCAGAAAAGCTTCAAAAAGACGGTGAAACAGAATGGACTTTTCAAGCTGTGGAAATACGAACTGGGTTGAAGGCAGATGGATGGGTTGAGATAAAACTTCTGGAGCCACTTCCAGCAGGGGCGCTAGTCGCATGGAGTGATGCTTACTATTTGATTTCAGAGATGAATAAAAGTAAGGCTTCTCATGGACATTAG
- a CDS encoding CusA/CzcA family heavy metal efflux RND transporter — MINKIISFSIKNKFIVGLLTMALIGVGTYSMYTVNLGSVPDITNNQVQVMTVSPNLATEDIEQFVTYPVELAMGNLPGVNEIRSVSRFGLSVVTIVFEDEMGTYLPRQLVQEKLNDLQETIPDKFGSPSMGPITTGLGQIYEYTIQPEEGYDSVYSPMELRSIQDWIVKRQLTLLKGVVDINSFGGYIKQYEVAINPEKLNAMNVSISQVYEALARNNVNTGGAYIEKNHMSNFIRGEGLIRSLDDIRKISVKTENGIPITIGDVAEKVHFGNQVRYGAFTQDGKEAVGGIIMMLKGANPNKVIQDVKDRMAEVEKSLPEGLSINTIIDRSDLISRTTDTVKTNLIEGALIVIFALVLLLGSLRGGIITATTIPLSLLFAFILMKQFGVWANLMSLGAIDFGIIIDGAVIIIEGTVYEVQKRIRSGKVKFNQGVMDDLAYDAGSTMMGSAFFGQIIILIVFAPILFLTGVEGKMFQPMAYTFGFAMMGAILLCLTYVPMMSALLMKPIQNKKNWFGRFERGLEKVSDKIISAFHNAYLPLLNGALRFKMLVIIFAVALLGVAGYTFSKMGGEFVPQLDEGDIAMQALVRPGSSLSESKKVSIKIEELLLENFPEIKTVTARIGVADIPTDPMPMDIADMYLILEKDKDQWVSAKTKNELIAKIKEKLETHLTGVNFVFTQPVELRFNELLEGVREDIAVKLYGDDLDILAKKVQEMAEIIETVPGAGDVNPERTSGLPQMTVRYNRDKIAQYGLDIQKLNEYVSSAFAGGVAGVIFEGEKRFDLVIRFDEAYRQSIEDLQTLYIDLPDGTQVPIKEVADISYVPGPMQISRDDTYRRTYVGVNTRGRDVESVVKDIQAKLDAELDLPPGYYISYGGEFENLERAKSRLMIVVPIALFLIFVLLYFALKSFSQSIMIYIAIPLAAIGGVFALWLRDMPFSISAGVGFIVLFGVAVLNGLVLINRFNSLKEEGVTSIRERILTGTKERIRPIMLTATTDIFGFLPMAFSASAGAEVQRPLATVVIGGMLTATMLTLVVLPVLYTFVEGRIDRKKGLRSPSVNVIIILIICGGLFGLSSSGHAQGVQQDSFNEITLDEAKKKAVENYPKIKSAKLEIEKQLVLKKTAWDLGNTQIFTGREEAGNGSNGVYTSIGFQQQNIDVFGVASKRNLQKEQVVLAEKALGLSIIELEREVSTAWGMLYVAKNKFEVYDKLDSVFRDIERAAKIRLETEATSKLEFLATANQANKVHIEREQAYRDYLSALQRLNLWFANDSLFTVADIPTERLAEPLNFVADSVRSHPLLDISAQEVEVANAVIRERRSQFLPKLQGQYGRQEIGGQSGFYTYQVGINIPLFFGPELGRSQSAKIQKDIAEQNYRQAELELNNEYNRVRSQYLKWYNSWNYYNEEALPLATEQRKGAIAAYREGAIDYVSFLQNIKDAISIEVDSWNAFGKYLESRYQLEYYLKTSK, encoded by the coding sequence ATGATTAATAAAATCATTTCTTTTTCTATAAAGAATAAATTTATTGTGGGTCTGCTCACTATGGCACTCATAGGAGTTGGAACATACTCCATGTACACGGTCAATTTGGGTTCTGTACCTGATATTACCAATAATCAGGTGCAAGTGATGACCGTTTCGCCTAATCTAGCCACGGAGGATATAGAACAGTTTGTGACTTACCCTGTGGAATTGGCTATGGGTAACTTGCCGGGAGTCAATGAAATTAGGTCAGTTTCACGGTTTGGCCTCTCAGTTGTAACCATCGTTTTTGAAGATGAGATGGGTACTTATTTGCCTAGGCAATTAGTACAGGAAAAGCTCAACGACTTACAGGAAACCATCCCTGATAAATTTGGAAGCCCAAGTATGGGGCCGATAACAACAGGCTTGGGTCAAATTTACGAATATACCATTCAGCCAGAGGAGGGCTATGACTCGGTATATTCCCCAATGGAGCTTCGAAGTATTCAAGATTGGATCGTAAAAAGGCAATTAACCTTACTGAAGGGAGTAGTTGATATTAACTCTTTTGGCGGGTATATCAAGCAATATGAAGTAGCCATTAATCCTGAAAAGCTTAATGCCATGAACGTAAGTATTTCTCAAGTTTATGAGGCACTGGCTAGAAATAATGTTAATACGGGAGGTGCCTACATAGAGAAAAACCACATGTCTAACTTCATACGAGGAGAAGGTTTAATTAGATCATTAGATGATATCCGTAAGATATCGGTGAAGACGGAAAACGGTATTCCTATCACTATTGGTGATGTAGCGGAAAAAGTGCATTTCGGAAACCAAGTGCGCTATGGTGCTTTCACGCAGGATGGAAAAGAAGCGGTTGGTGGAATTATCATGATGTTGAAAGGAGCTAACCCAAATAAGGTAATTCAGGATGTGAAAGACCGTATGGCAGAAGTGGAGAAATCGCTTCCTGAAGGTTTAAGCATCAATACGATTATTGACAGAAGTGATTTGATTTCAAGAACCACCGATACGGTTAAAACCAATTTAATAGAGGGGGCTTTAATCGTTATTTTCGCACTGGTGCTCTTGTTAGGTAGTTTACGAGGTGGAATAATCACCGCCACTACTATTCCGCTTTCGCTTCTATTTGCTTTTATTCTGATGAAGCAATTTGGTGTTTGGGCCAACCTTATGAGTTTGGGAGCCATTGACTTTGGAATTATCATAGATGGAGCTGTCATCATTATTGAAGGAACTGTTTATGAAGTACAAAAGCGGATTAGGTCTGGTAAAGTAAAATTTAATCAGGGCGTGATGGATGATTTGGCTTATGATGCTGGTAGCACCATGATGGGCTCAGCATTTTTTGGTCAAATCATCATTCTAATTGTATTTGCTCCCATTTTATTTCTCACAGGAGTAGAGGGTAAAATGTTCCAGCCAATGGCTTATACCTTTGGCTTTGCCATGATGGGTGCTATTCTACTATGCTTGACTTACGTACCTATGATGTCGGCATTATTAATGAAACCCATTCAGAATAAAAAGAATTGGTTTGGCAGATTTGAGCGAGGCTTAGAAAAGGTGAGCGATAAAATCATAAGCGCCTTTCATAATGCTTACCTCCCTTTATTGAATGGAGCTTTACGCTTCAAAATGCTGGTTATCATCTTTGCCGTTGCTTTACTGGGGGTGGCAGGTTATACATTTTCCAAAATGGGAGGCGAATTTGTACCTCAGTTGGACGAAGGGGATATTGCCATGCAGGCATTAGTTCGCCCCGGGAGTTCGCTTAGCGAATCGAAGAAGGTTTCAATTAAAATCGAGGAACTTTTGCTCGAAAATTTCCCTGAGATTAAAACCGTTACTGCTCGAATTGGTGTGGCAGATATACCAACAGACCCCATGCCAATGGACATAGCTGATATGTATTTAATATTGGAAAAAGATAAAGATCAATGGGTTTCCGCTAAGACAAAAAATGAATTGATAGCGAAAATCAAGGAAAAGCTCGAAACGCATCTTACAGGTGTGAATTTTGTTTTTACACAGCCGGTAGAGCTGCGATTCAACGAATTACTAGAGGGGGTACGGGAAGATATTGCCGTTAAATTATATGGTGATGATTTAGATATTCTTGCTAAGAAGGTACAGGAAATGGCTGAAATTATTGAGACAGTGCCTGGTGCTGGAGATGTTAATCCTGAACGGACATCAGGCTTACCTCAAATGACAGTGCGCTATAATCGCGATAAGATTGCGCAATATGGATTGGACATTCAAAAGCTGAATGAATATGTAAGCTCAGCCTTTGCTGGAGGAGTAGCGGGGGTGATTTTTGAAGGAGAAAAGCGTTTCGATTTAGTCATTCGATTTGATGAAGCCTACAGGCAAAGTATAGAGGATTTGCAGACCCTGTATATAGATTTGCCAGACGGTACGCAAGTACCCATTAAAGAGGTAGCAGACATTAGTTATGTGCCAGGACCCATGCAGATTTCACGCGATGACACTTATAGGAGAACTTATGTGGGCGTCAATACAAGAGGCAGAGATGTTGAATCTGTAGTGAAAGACATTCAAGCTAAGCTGGATGCCGAGCTTGACTTACCTCCCGGGTATTATATAAGCTATGGCGGTGAATTTGAAAATCTGGAGCGGGCAAAAAGTCGTTTGATGATTGTTGTCCCAATAGCGCTTTTCTTAATATTTGTACTGTTATACTTTGCCTTAAAATCCTTCTCGCAATCCATTATGATTTATATCGCTATTCCACTAGCTGCAATTGGGGGTGTTTTTGCTCTTTGGCTGCGAGATATGCCCTTCAGTATTTCAGCAGGGGTAGGCTTTATCGTACTATTTGGGGTAGCCGTTTTGAATGGGTTGGTATTAATCAATCGGTTCAATTCATTGAAAGAAGAAGGTGTTACAAGTATTAGAGAACGAATTTTAACAGGAACCAAAGAACGAATCAGACCAATTATGCTTACTGCAACAACCGATATTTTTGGATTTTTACCGATGGCATTTTCTGCCTCCGCAGGAGCTGAAGTACAGCGGCCTTTGGCCACAGTAGTCATTGGAGGGATGCTTACTGCCACGATGCTTACGCTGGTAGTATTGCCAGTGCTTTACACTTTTGTTGAAGGAAGAATTGACAGGAAAAAAGGACTAAGATCACCAAGTGTCAATGTTATTATTATACTTATCATTTGTGGAGGATTATTTGGTTTGTCAAGCTCAGGCCATGCACAAGGTGTTCAGCAAGATTCGTTTAATGAAATCACTTTAGATGAGGCTAAGAAAAAGGCGGTCGAGAATTATCCTAAAATCAAATCGGCAAAACTGGAAATTGAAAAGCAACTAGTACTAAAGAAAACAGCTTGGGATTTGGGGAATACTCAGATTTTCACAGGAAGAGAAGAAGCGGGCAATGGTTCCAATGGAGTGTATACAAGCATTGGGTTTCAACAGCAAAATATTGATGTTTTTGGTGTGGCCTCTAAGCGAAACCTTCAAAAGGAACAGGTGGTATTAGCAGAAAAAGCACTTGGGCTATCCATTATTGAGCTGGAGCGCGAAGTAAGTACTGCCTGGGGAATGCTTTATGTAGCAAAAAATAAGTTTGAAGTTTACGATAAACTTGATTCTGTTTTTAGGGATATAGAGAGAGCGGCTAAAATCAGATTGGAAACAGAAGCTACTTCTAAGTTAGAATTTCTAGCAACAGCCAATCAGGCCAACAAAGTACATATTGAAAGAGAGCAAGCCTACAGAGATTACTTAAGTGCACTGCAACGATTGAATTTGTGGTTTGCTAATGACAGCCTATTTACCGTTGCCGATATCCCGACAGAGCGATTAGCCGAGCCACTCAATTTTGTAGCCGATTCAGTAAGAAGTCATCCATTATTGGATATTTCAGCACAAGAAGTGGAAGTTGCAAATGCAGTCATAAGAGAGAGGCGCTCACAGTTTCTGCCTAAATTACAAGGACAATATGGTAGGCAAGAAATTGGTGGCCAGTCTGGATTTTATACCTATCAGGTAGGGATAAATATCCCATTATTTTTTGGGCCAGAACTGGGTAGATCTCAATCTGCCAAAATTCAAAAGGATATTGCTGAGCAAAATTACCGGCAGGCTGAGTTGGAATTGAATAATGAATATAATCGTGTTCGATCGCAATACCTGAAGTGGTATAATTCATGGAATTATTATAATGAGGAAGCATTGCCTCTTGCTACTGAACAGCGAAAAGGTGCTATTGCAGCCTACAGAGAAGGAGCTATTGACTATGTTTCTTTTCTACAAAATATAAAAGATGCGATAAGTATAGAAGTGGATTCATGGAATGCTTTCGGTAAATACCTGGAGAGTCGCTATCAATTAGAATATTATTTAAAAACATCAAAATAA
- a CDS encoding DUF6660 family protein — MDLISTFVLVKVLCYILSFYLIALCGIPCSDAKSINNDQEITSYRDLVNENQSHEHNQEEDACSPLCVCHCCHLHFFPITEIPFSHPDLLSGSYSLYYQDFRTIEIFDFLKPPRL, encoded by the coding sequence ATGGATTTAATCTCTACCTTTGTTTTAGTGAAAGTTTTATGCTACATATTGAGTTTTTATTTGATTGCGCTTTGCGGGATACCCTGCTCTGATGCTAAATCAATAAATAATGATCAAGAAATCACTTCTTATCGTGATTTAGTAAATGAAAATCAAAGCCATGAGCATAATCAGGAAGAAGATGCTTGTTCACCGCTCTGTGTATGTCATTGCTGCCATCTCCATTTCTTTCCTATAACAGAAATTCCATTTTCACATCCTGATCTATTATCAGGTTCTTATTCTCTCTATTATCAGGATTTCAGAACTATTGAAATCTTCGACTTCCTAAAACCTCCTCGTCTATAA
- a CDS encoding DUF1905 domain-containing protein — MEQLVKDEKLELKYQPGKGAWTYHIQIPNTKHIVGKWGSMKVSGTIDDYKIESHNLAKIGDQDKLISINSTIRKAINKSGGDTVTVTLYLQTSNEQITEKEVLETFKDSGVLTAFKKMPEEERNEIIGKIIPLKSEDKQVKMILKYIDQLSKNNN; from the coding sequence ATGGAGCAATTAGTTAAAGACGAAAAACTTGAATTAAAATATCAACCAGGAAAAGGCGCTTGGACTTACCATATTCAAATTCCGAACACAAAACACATAGTGGGGAAGTGGGGCTCTATGAAGGTTTCAGGGACAATTGACGACTATAAAATAGAGAGTCATAACTTAGCAAAAATAGGAGATCAGGATAAACTCATTTCTATAAATAGCACCATTAGAAAAGCAATCAATAAAAGCGGTGGCGACACGGTAACAGTAACTCTCTATTTACAAACTTCCAATGAGCAAATTACAGAAAAGGAAGTTTTAGAAACTTTCAAAGATTCAGGTGTATTGACAGCATTTAAAAAAATGCCAGAAGAAGAAAGAAATGAAATTATCGGGAAAATAATTCCTTTGAAATCAGAAGACAAGCAAGTAAAAATGATTTTGAAATATATTGACCAACTGAGTAAAAATAATAATTAA
- a CDS encoding ankyrin repeat domain-containing protein, producing the protein MYKFVQVNKVLKLNQFIFENQESKSPQYDFGSALNDELYENLKIGPGFMERIKPLIAQGADINARNSDKETIFQSTVSYYSKLDHDVVRYLVNEAGADINEHDDEYVTSLYSLAISEDPERLKLFLELGANPNTITPETFETVLDDLESLHYSAYEVFGQKEESFLEAIEILKAHGAKSAHELFTTDPKEYLAVNMFYPTFLVSKYGQIHVEELTSDPAVLKAFEALERLKKQYENIDDDKEQLAFYKGVVENHVRKINGLLEGLDVLEEVEVVK; encoded by the coding sequence TTGTATAAGTTTGTACAAGTCAATAAAGTATTAAAACTAAATCAATTCATCTTCGAAAATCAAGAAAGCAAATCACCGCAATATGACTTTGGTTCAGCCCTGAATGATGAGCTCTATGAGAATTTAAAGATAGGTCCAGGCTTTATGGAAAGGATAAAACCTTTGATTGCCCAAGGAGCTGATATTAATGCCCGGAATTCAGATAAGGAAACTATCTTTCAATCTACTGTAAGTTATTATAGTAAATTGGATCATGATGTAGTACGTTATTTGGTGAATGAAGCCGGAGCAGATATTAATGAGCATGATGATGAGTATGTTACCAGTTTGTATTCCCTGGCAATAAGTGAAGATCCTGAGCGGTTAAAATTATTTCTGGAATTGGGTGCTAATCCTAATACCATTACACCAGAGACTTTTGAGACTGTTTTGGATGATCTCGAATCACTTCATTATTCTGCCTATGAAGTTTTTGGACAGAAGGAGGAATCATTTTTGGAGGCTATTGAAATCTTAAAAGCACATGGTGCTAAAAGCGCTCATGAATTATTTACCACTGATCCAAAAGAATATCTTGCTGTTAATATGTTTTACCCTACATTTTTGGTTTCTAAATATGGGCAAATTCATGTGGAGGAGTTGACTAGTGATCCTGCCGTTTTAAAAGCGTTTGAGGCGTTAGAAAGACTCAAAAAGCAGTATGAAAATATTGATGATGATAAAGAGCAATTAGCGTTTTATAAAGGGGTTGTAGAGAATCATGTTCGGAAGATTAACGGGTTGTTGGAGGGTTTGGATGTTTTGGAGGAGGTGGAGGTTGTAAAATGA
- a CDS encoding virulence RhuM family protein produces MSNNLNPNQSEFLLYVSQAGEVKVDVLLQDETVWLTQKGMQELFEKAKSTISEHISNVFEEGELDEKVVVRDFRTTSPHGAIKGKTQENTVRYYNLDVIISVGYRVKSQRGTQFRIWATKVLREFIIKGFAMDDERLKQGSAQFGKDYFDELLERIREIRASERRFYQKITDIYAQCSIDYDPKAEISQTFFKTVQNKLHWAITGHTAAEIIKERADAKKPHMGLTTWKSAPKGKVLKTDIVVAKNYLEEKELKDLNRIVTMYLDFAELQAERQNPMKMSDWISKLDGFLQFNDYKVLKDAGKISAQIAKQLAEKEYQKFRVDQDKNFESDFDKEVKRITKKRNK; encoded by the coding sequence ATGAGCAACAACCTTAACCCAAACCAAAGTGAATTCCTCCTCTACGTTTCTCAGGCGGGAGAAGTAAAGGTAGATGTCTTATTACAAGATGAAACCGTTTGGCTTACCCAAAAAGGTATGCAAGAGCTATTCGAAAAAGCCAAATCTACAATATCGGAGCATATTAGTAATGTATTTGAAGAAGGTGAACTGGATGAGAAAGTGGTAGTTCGGGATTTCCGAACTACCAGTCCGCATGGCGCTATCAAAGGGAAAACACAAGAAAACACCGTAAGGTATTATAACTTGGATGTCATCATTTCTGTGGGTTACCGAGTAAAGTCACAGCGTGGTACACAATTCCGTATTTGGGCAACCAAAGTTTTACGTGAATTCATTATCAAAGGCTTTGCTATGGATGACGAACGTTTAAAACAAGGTTCTGCCCAATTTGGTAAAGATTACTTCGATGAGCTGCTAGAACGGATTCGGGAGATTCGAGCAAGTGAAAGAAGATTCTACCAAAAAATCACCGATATCTATGCTCAATGTAGCATTGATTACGATCCTAAAGCAGAAATCTCGCAGACATTCTTCAAAACAGTGCAAAACAAACTCCATTGGGCTATTACGGGTCATACCGCAGCTGAAATTATTAAAGAAAGAGCGGATGCTAAAAAACCGCATATGGGCTTAACCACCTGGAAAAGCGCACCAAAAGGAAAAGTACTTAAAACCGATATAGTAGTAGCCAAGAATTACTTAGAAGAAAAAGAACTCAAAGACCTCAACCGTATAGTCACCATGTATTTAGATTTTGCTGAGCTTCAGGCAGAAAGACAAAACCCTATGAAAATGAGCGATTGGATAAGCAAACTGGATGGCTTTTTACAATTTAATGATTACAAAGTTTTAAAGGATGCCGGTAAAATCTCAGCACAGATAGCCAAACAACTAGCAGAAAAAGAATACCAGAAATTCAGAGTAGACCAAGATAAAAATTTCGAATCTGACTTCGATAAAGAGGTAAAACGCATCACCAAAAAACGGAATAAATAG